A window of Bacillota bacterium genomic DNA:
AAACGTTTTGAGTGCTACAATAATTTAAGTCGGTAATAATTGAACTTGAGTTAAAATTAAGGAACCGTTAAGGTTCCTTAATTTATGTGGAGGGGATGACCCTGCTTAAGATTTTAAGCAACATCTTGGACGATAACGCCAAGATAATCAAGAAGCTGAGACGTTCGATAACCTCAATCAACGAATACGAGCATTCGATGGAGGCTCTTTCAGACGCCGAACTTGCCGCAAAAACCGGAGAATTGCGCGCGCGAATGGAGCAGGGGGCGACGCTTGACGACCTGTTGGCGGAGGCTTACGCGGTGGTGCGTGAAACGTCCCGCCGGGTAACGGGGATGCGCCATTTCGACGTTCAGTTGATGGGTGGGATAGTGCTCCACCAGGGCCGGATAGCAGAGATGAAGACCGGTGAAGGCAAGACGCTCGTAGCCACCCTCCCGGTTTATCTCAACGCCCTTATGGGCAAGGGTGTCCATGTGGTCACCGTGAACGACTACCTGGCGCGCCGGGACGCGGAATGGATGGGGCAGGTTTACCGTTTCCTGGGTCTGGAGGTCGGCGTGGTGGTGCACGGTCTGGACTGGAACGCTCGGAAAAAGGCATACGGAGCGGACGTAACATACGGAACAAACAACGAGTTCGGTTTCGACTACCTCCGGGACAACATGGCGCTAGGCCCGGATGAGGTGGTGCAGCGTGAGCACTACTTTGCGATCGTCGACGAGGTCGACTCCATCCTTATCGACGAGGCGCGCACACCGCTTATTATTTCCGGCCCTTCGGGCAAGCCGACGGATCTTTACTACGTTTGCGCCCGGCTGGTGCCCCGTCTGGAAGCTGATAAGGATTACGTAACGGATGAAAAGGCGCATACGGTTACCATCACCGAATCCGGTGTAGACAAGGTGGAAAAGTTCCTCAAGGTGGATAACCTCTCCGATGAGAAGAATATCGAGCTGATGCACCATATCCGGCAGGCGCTTAAAGCACAGGCCTTAATGAAGCGGGACCGCGATTATGTGGTTAAGGACGGCCAGGTTATCATAGTCGATGAGTTTACCGGGCGGTTGATGTTCGGGCGCAGGTACAGCGAGGGGCTGCATCAGGCGATCGAGGCCAAGGAAGGGGTAAAGATAGAACGAGAATCGCAGACACTGGCCACCATCACCTTCCAGAACTATTTCCGAATGTACGAGAAGCTTGCCGGCATGACCGGTACCGCGGCGACTGAGGAGGAGGAGTTCCGGAAGATTTACGGTGTTGACGTTGTCGTCATTCCGACGCACAAACCGATGATCCGGCAGGACTTATCGGATGCTGTCTTTAAGACAGAGCGGGGGAAGTTTAAGGTGGCGGTGGAGGAGATCGCCGACCGGCACGCCACCGGGCAGCCGGTGCTGGTGGGGACGATTTCGATCGAAAAGTCCGAGGTCATAAGTGACATGTTGAAACGCCGCGGGATTCCGCATAATGTTCTTAACGCTAAACACCACGAAAAGGAAGCCGAAATCGTTGCCCAAGCCGGGCGTCTGGGCATGGTGACCATCGCCACCAACATGGCCGGTCGCGGTACGGATATTCTTCTGGGCGGCAATCCGGTTTTTTTGGCCAAAGAAGAGCTGCGGCGCTCCTACCCGATATCCGTGGTTACAGAGGCGACAGAGTACGGGAAACCCTCGACCCCGGAGGTGGCGGAAGCACGGAAGGCTTTTAAGGAAATTCTAGCTAGGACGACCAAAGCCTGCGAGGCCGAGCGGGAAAAGGTCGTGGCACTCGGTGGGCTTCATATTGCGGGAACGGAACGGCACGAAAGCCGTCGAATCGATAACCAGCTCCGGGGCCGCTGCGGCCGCCAGGGGGACCCGGGATCGACGCAGTTTTTCTCATCTTTAGAAGATGACCTTTTGCGGTTGTTCGGCGGCGATACGATTTCGGGACTGGCTACGAAGCTGGGGCTGGAAGAGGATATGCCGATCGAGCATTCGCTGGTCACGCGTTCATTGGAAACCGCCCAAAAGCGGGTGGAAAGCCGCAACTTCTCCGTACGCAAGCACGTCCTCGAATACGACGACGTGATGAACCAGCAGCGTGAGATTATTTACAGCCAGCGCCGGCAGGTTCTTTCCGGCAACGATACCCAGAGTATCATTAACGGCATGATTGAAGAGGTCGTTTCCCGTACGGTAGCAACCTACTGCCCGGATGGCGTGCATGCGGAAGATTGGGATTTTGACGCCCTGGCGAATTACGCGACCGAGGTGCTTTTCCCGGAGGGGATTGATCCCGCCGAACTCAGCGGCAGGCGCCACGAGGAGATAGAAGACATCCTCCTGGAACGGGCGCATTCCTTCTACGACCAGCGGGAAAGAGAACTCGGCTCGCAGACGATGCGGGAACTGGAGCGGCTGGTCGTTTTGCGGCTGGTGGATGAAAGGTGGATGGACCACCTCGACGCGATGGACCAGTTGCGGGAGGGAATCGGACTTCGGGCATACGGGCAGCGCGACCCGCTTGTAGAATATAAGTTTGAGAGCTACGAAATGTTTCAGAACATGGTCGCCTCGATTCAGGAGGACACTGTCCGCTACCTGTTCCGTGTGCGGGTT
This region includes:
- the secA gene encoding preprotein translocase subunit SecA — encoded protein: MLKILSNILDDNAKIIKKLRRSITSINEYEHSMEALSDAELAAKTGELRARMEQGATLDDLLAEAYAVVRETSRRVTGMRHFDVQLMGGIVLHQGRIAEMKTGEGKTLVATLPVYLNALMGKGVHVVTVNDYLARRDAEWMGQVYRFLGLEVGVVVHGLDWNARKKAYGADVTYGTNNEFGFDYLRDNMALGPDEVVQREHYFAIVDEVDSILIDEARTPLIISGPSGKPTDLYYVCARLVPRLEADKDYVTDEKAHTVTITESGVDKVEKFLKVDNLSDEKNIELMHHIRQALKAQALMKRDRDYVVKDGQVIIVDEFTGRLMFGRRYSEGLHQAIEAKEGVKIERESQTLATITFQNYFRMYEKLAGMTGTAATEEEEFRKIYGVDVVVIPTHKPMIRQDLSDAVFKTERGKFKVAVEEIADRHATGQPVLVGTISIEKSEVISDMLKRRGIPHNVLNAKHHEKEAEIVAQAGRLGMVTIATNMAGRGTDILLGGNPVFLAKEELRRSYPISVVTEATEYGKPSTPEVAEARKAFKEILARTTKACEAEREKVVALGGLHIAGTERHESRRIDNQLRGRCGRQGDPGSTQFFSSLEDDLLRLFGGDTISGLATKLGLEEDMPIEHSLVTRSLETAQKRVESRNFSVRKHVLEYDDVMNQQREIIYSQRRQVLSGNDTQSIINGMIEEVVSRTVATYCPDGVHAEDWDFDALANYATEVLFPEGIDPAELSGRRHEEIEDILLERAHSFYDQRERELGSQTMRELERLVVLRLVDERWMDHLDAMDQLREGIGLRAYGQRDPLVEYKFESYEMFQNMVASIQEDTVRYLFRVRVAEAPERRQTVENRQSEEGGGQTVRREQKVGRNDPCPCGSGKKYKKCCGRQVSTG